Proteins co-encoded in one Quercus robur chromosome 8, dhQueRobu3.1, whole genome shotgun sequence genomic window:
- the LOC126695878 gene encoding probable inositol oxygenase: MHVFDNKTTKALGIGHMAKMKIMIDHSILLQKQVILSGNKMIAVENQAVVSENATPKDALDEFVVPESNAFGQSFRDYEGSVRQSIVENCYRLHHINQTYDFVKRTREEYAKLNKAEMSIWEAIELLDNFVDETDPDLEEPQIQHMLQTAEAIRKDYPSEDWLHLTALIHDLGKVLFHSKFGSLPQWAVNGDTLIVGCAYDESIVYHKYLKENPDYNNPTYNTKLGVYSEGCGLENVLLSWGHDDYMYLVLKASGTTLPPAALFIIRYHSLYSMHSKGAYQYLMNDEDKENLKWSQTFSKYDLYSKSKVHIDVEKVKPYYESLIKKYFPEKIRW, translated from the exons ATGCATGTTTTTGACaacaaaacaaccaaagcaTTAGGAATTGGTCACATGGCTAAAATGAAGATAATGATTGACCATTCAATACTCTTGCAGAAACAAGTTATTTTAAG TGGGAACAAGATGATTGCCGTTGAGAACCAGGCAGTTG TGTCAGAGAATGCAACACCAAAAGATGCATTAGATGAATTTGTTGTGCCAGAATCCAATGCCTTTGGCCAATCATTTAG GGATTATGAAGGAAGTGTGAGGCAAAGCATTGTGGAGAATTGCTATCGGTTGCATCATATTAACCAAACATATGATTTT GTAAAGAGGACAAGGGAAGAGTATGCGAAATTGAACAAAGCAGAGATGTCCATATGGGAAGCCATTGAACTCCTTGACAATTTTGTGGATGAAACTGACCCTGACCTGGAAGAACCTCAGATTCAGCATATGCTGCAGACAGCTGAAGCTATAAGAAAAGACTATCCTAGTGAAGATTGGTTGCACTTGACTGCCCTTATTCATG ATCTTGGAAAGGTTCTTTTCCATTCTAAATTTGGATCGCTTCCCCAGTGGGCTGTTAATG GAGATACGCTAATTGTTGGTTGTGCTTATGATGAATCAATTGTTTATCACAAG TATCTCAAGGAAAATCCAGATTACAACAATCCTACCTACAACACTAAACTTGGAGTCTACTCTGAAGGATGTGGACTTGAAAATGTGCTGTTGTCATGGGGGCATGACGATTACATGTACTTG GTGCTCAAGGCAAGTGGAACTACTCTACCTCCAGCTGCATTATTTATTATCCGATATCACTCATTATACT CAATGCATTCGAAAGGAGCATATCAATACCTAATGAATGACGAGGACAAAGAGAATCTGAAGTGGTCTCAAACATTCAG CAAATATGATCTCTACAGTAAGAGCAAAGTTCATATTGATGTTGAAAAAGTTAAACCATACTATGAATCCCTCATAAAAAAG taCTTCCCAGAAAAGATCAGATGGTAA
- the LOC126694666 gene encoding probable folate-biopterin transporter 4: MIAWLKQLKASFGASFIWLICLIYFTQGFRSFVWTAVSYQLKDRLKLSPSASQFVSSIAFFPWSIKPLYGILSDCIPIKGRKRIPYLVIATVLSLLPWLVLGLNATLRNSTWHLMIFLTVQNLGSAMADVVVDAMIAEAVRFERASFAGDLQTISWLAMALGGICGSLLGGFALTNLQIDTIFLLFSILPAIQLLSCGLVEEHSVDSNNSRSSQVVNGNSIQDEDNSLGKKSDIGNLRRKKSQKNRKQKAVVPSESKIPEKVDSLALSLFHSLKAVAYSLCHAFKQPIILRPMTWFFLAHVTVPNLSTVMFYYQTELLNLDASFLGTVRVVGWFSLMLGTFIYNRYLKTMKLRRILMWAHIGLSILTLLDIVLVSRMNVAFGISDKIMVLCGSALADAVNQFKFMPFLILSGKLCPPGIEGTLFALFMSINNLGSTLGSFMGAGLASILNISSGSFDNLLVGIVIQVLCTFIPIAFLFLIPKEATGISA; encoded by the exons ATGATAGCATGGTTGAAACAGTTAAAGGCATCGTTTGGAGCTTCGTTCATTTGGCTCATTTGCTTGATTTACTTCACCCAG GGTTTCAGATCCTTTGTATGGACAGCAGTTTCCTACCAGCTGAAAGATAGGCTTAAGTTGTCGCCCTCAGCCTCCCAATTTGTGTCTTCAATAGCATTTTTTCCATGGAGCATTAAACCATTATATGG AATTTTATCTGATTGTATCcctataaaaggaagaaaaaggattCCATACTTAGTGATTGCAACTGTGCTCTCTCTCTTGCCATGGCTTGTTTTAGGCCTAAATGCAACCCTGAGGAATTCCACATGGCACCTCATGATCTTCTTAACAGTGCAGAATCTAGGTTCAGCCATGGCAGATGTGGTAGTTGATGCAATGATTGCTGAAGCAGTAAGATTTGAACG GGCCTCATTTGCTGGAGACCTCCAGACAATATCTTGGTTGGCAATGGCTTTGGGAGGAATATGTGGGAGTTTGCTAGGTGGTTTTGCATTAACAAACTTGCAGATAGATacgatttttcttcttttttctatacTTCCAGCCATACAGTTGTTATCATGTGGTTTGGTAGAGGAGCATTCAGTGGACAGTAATAATTCAAGAAGCTCCCAGGTGGTCAATGGGAACAGTATTCAGGATGAAGATAACTCATTAGGAAAGAAGTCTGATATTGGCAATTTAAGGAGAAAGAAGAGCCAAAAGAACCGCAAACAGAAAGCAGTTGTCCCTAGTGAATCCAAGATTCCTGAAAAAGTTGACTCCTTGGCATTAAGTTTGTTCCATTCTCTGAAAGCAGTTGCTTACAGTTTGTGCCATGCTTTTAAACAACCGATCATTTTGAG ACCAATGACTTGGTTTTTCCTAGCACATGTTACTGTTCCAAACCTCTCAACCGTCATGTTCTATTACCAGACAGAGTTATTAAACCTGGATGCATCTTTCTTGGGGACAGTGCGTGTTGTCGGATGGTTTAGCCTCATGCTTGGAACCTTCATTTACAATCGCTACTTAAAGACCATGAAGTTACGGAGAATCCTCAT GTGGGCTCATATTGGTTTGTCTATCTTGACTCTCCTGGATATTGTTCTAGTGTCTCGAATGAATGTTGCCTTCGGAATATCAGATAAGATCATGGTGCTCTGTGGATCAGCTCTTGCTGATGCAGTAAATCAGTTTAA GTTTATGCCATTCCTGATCTTATCTGGAAAGCTTTGCCCTCCAGGAATTGAAGGGACTTTATTTGCCCTTTTTATGTCAATAAACAACTTAGGGTCCACTTTGGGATCATTCATGGGTGCTGGGTTGGCTTCGATTTTGAACATCTCTTCTGGTTCTTTTGACAACCTTCTTGTAGGCATTGTCATTCAAGTCCTCTGCACTTTCATTCCAATTGCATTTCTGTTTTTGATACCAAAAGAAGCTACAGGGATATCAGCATAG
- the LOC126694667 gene encoding uncharacterized protein LOC126694667 — MEAQKKKYKLVVGLFLFIVFLFEPGVRAWTGEIHGRVFCDVCSDSSIGPEDHVLEGAEVAVLCITKSGEVLNYQAFTNAKGIYTVAETMPESDRWDACLARPISSFHEHCTHLGDGSTGIKFSYNHPSGYSHAVRTFVYRPASAPTYCI; from the exons ATGGAAGCTCAGAAGAAGAAGTATAAACTGGTGGTGGGTCTGTTTCTTTTCATCGTGTTCTTGTTTGAGCCTGGTGTGAGAGCTTGGACTGGTGAAATCCATGGCAGAGTCTTTTGTGATGTCTGTAGCGATTCCTCTATCGGTCCTGAGGATCATGTTCTTGAAG GTGCTGAGGTAGCTGTTCTTTGCATCACAAAGTCAGGTGAAGTCCTAAATTATCAGGCATTCACAAATGCAAAGGGGATATACACAGTAGCAGAGACAATGCCTGAGAGTGACCGCTGGGATGCATGCCTTGCACGGCCCATCAGCAGTTTCCATGAACACTGTACACATCTTGGTGATGGCAGCACAGGAATCAAGTTCAGCTATAATCACCCATCGGGTTATTCTCATGCTGTCAGAACGTTTGTCTATAGACCTGCCAGTGCGCCAACGTACTGCATTTGA